Proteins co-encoded in one Myxococcales bacterium genomic window:
- a CDS encoding recombinase family protein: protein MKRSEEEIDDDWTEWIEWGSSEGTSRASGAPGLRLRAAVVAQAGARQPRKPAPAVRVRRRGRSRWGGSRERVLVIDEDQGKSGALPGARAGFGGLVAAVARGEVGIVMSLEVSRLSRNDSDWHHLVYLCRWTGTLIADEHGVYDPSSSADRMVLGIRGQVSELERDSAVHRMVEARWSKGPPRRSVHDPAGGLRPRRARAARDVERRGSSGRRAPRVPQVRGSSVPAVRCTCGGASKACRFRASHVAEVASDRLGSGRLPDDPQHAAPPIYGGAFVFGRSETPARARSADAEAVAAARAAGMVDWPVLIKDHHPAYISSKRSSKTRRACAPTA, encoded by the coding sequence GTGAAAAGAAGCGAGGAGGAGATCGATGATGACTGGACCGAGTGGATCGAATGGGGATCGTCTGAAGGTACGAGTCGAGCATCAGGCGCGCCTGGCCTTCGTCTACGTGCGGCAGTCGTCGCTCAAGCAGGTGCGCGGCAACCTCGAAAGCCAGCGCCGGCAGTACGCGTTCGCCGACGAGGGCGTTCGCGCTGGGGTGGGAGCCGCGAGCGCGTCCTCGTCATCGACGAGGATCAGGGCAAGAGCGGCGCGCTGCCCGGAGCACGCGCCGGCTTCGGCGGGCTGGTGGCCGCCGTTGCCCGCGGCGAGGTCGGCATCGTGATGAGCCTCGAGGTGTCGCGCCTGTCGCGCAACGATTCCGACTGGCATCACCTCGTGTACCTGTGTCGCTGGACGGGTACGCTGATCGCCGACGAGCACGGCGTGTACGACCCGTCGTCGTCCGCCGACCGCATGGTGCTCGGCATCCGCGGGCAGGTGAGTGAGCTCGAGCGTGACAGCGCCGTGCACCGGATGGTCGAGGCGCGCTGGAGTAAGGGCCCGCCGCGGAGAAGCGTTCACGATCCCGCCGGCGGGCTACGACCTCGACGAGCTCGGGCAGCTCGAGATGTCGAGCGACGAGGCAGTTCAGGCCGCCGTGCACCGCGTGTTCCACAAGTTCGAGGGAGCTCGGTGCCGGCCGTCAGGTGTACCTGTGGTGGCGCGAGCAAGGCCTGCCGTTTCCGTGCGTCGCATGTTGCCGAGGTCGCATCCGATCGTCTGGGTTCCGGTCGGCTACCGGATGATCCACAACATGCTGCGCCACCGATCTATGGCGGCGCCTTCGTCTTCGGACGCAGCGAAACCCCTGCGCGAGCTCGATCCGCAGACGCAGAAGCTGTCGCTGCGGCGAGGGCGGCGGGGATGGTCGACTGGCCCGTCTTGATCAAGGACCATCATCCGGCATACATCTCTTCGAAACGTTCCTCAAAAACCAGGAGAGCCTGCGCGCCAACAGCGTGA